One window of Paenibacillus sp. FSL K6-3182 genomic DNA carries:
- a CDS encoding S-layer homology domain-containing protein — protein sequence MRAKKWLAMVLALVLALPFLPAANVSAQAQQGGTFVLNPAKTIDNLEMLPAAAAERDDAITIFNAGVPKYFWINNFGERSSDYLKWTVRSDLNETTDYFAWLHLKATAGTQFKLTVKQNQSSTETNFTKEHNGWEVAEVGALQIPPGESTITLTKVTSTNQNISIKGLDMIRLSDKAAYLDRAASYKAAGSEQRAKFGNSGYGLFFQYGTWGYPQFGSKKNAEDSTNDFDVEAFVDMLEDTGTSFVIWSITWWQYRMQMPVQAVDDIMGDSSLTTERNLVGEIAAAAKARGIDFYLYYHQGIQQEPAWKSKQNWPNDFTKYGVGDRSTFINNWEKVVKEIGTTLGTNLDGWFFDDGCVYYPAPFERMALATKAGNPNRIVSYNSWEGTKITEFQDMIFGEGTWGDITEPTANGIFQVGREAGLQQVGMPMLNNDNWGITSQNETIVLTVNTNTLIANVKSASERKVPIALNIKMWEGGTTGDSTIQALFALKKAIRQAEPEPEVLVNDNDARIRYSENTGWTYGPNVYSGYYNNDTHYSKNTEASPSVEFEFMGTGIGVIGNKASWSANMDVYIDGDIATGTITGSGDFNGSPEQNRFEAYKKTDMPYGLHKIKVVYKSGAQEAQLDAFKVYNNTTQPPEDDYPVKNVLISSESHEMGLSSSMQMTASVIPQYASDKSVEWSVGDVNGSTTTLAAIDSSGLLTSNQVTGTVNVIAKSKSNGAIVAEKLITIKVLPKVTTVFGNDPAIVKKGTWTTRATNKSIDSTVAGASASFSFMGNIIEWYGVIGDDHGIADVYIDGQYVTNVDLYSTSRETGALLFRSEHLGGGQHTIEIEVQDSKNQASSNSYVEVYSFRIEESVNSPSTHKKEIKDLIDYVEEQKLTLDYPYLVPVVKEAIKKALEEAYVIYMKDDASEAEITAVYENLLAKVHLLSFTGNKTELSHLYNLHEDLAQGDVPDEVWGVFQAALAIAKDILADVNALQTEIDLAKNELQRAIDRLGTTAPANYTVTFNSNGGSDVSDLSNVTSGSTITAPITPAKTGYTFNGWYKEAAFKTAWNFSTDKVTGNITLHARWVENTPTQPTQPTQPTPSTPEISKDGIVVENLKPNKDGNAIVEFGELDMNAAIKAAEVKKDGSKQITVRLNSKEDIQQYTITIPLDTAAKEKVDIVLETAIGSVSLLNHVVKELANDKNSKIDIIISRSDKNQWTKETQRLVGDRPIVDVKLLQNNKKINATAKVSINYAPNEKERADSEHIVVYKVAKDGSIAIVANGKYDAATGTVTVSGQANAIYAVGFVKKTFDDTSNVKWAEKQISVLASKGIINGTSETSYSPEKSITRANFLKLLVDTLELSADAKNNFHDVAEDAHYYKQIAIARALGLASGVGNNHFNPESEISRQDMIVLIDRALKIAGKAPSLGDKSDLDSFADVEEISQYALESVASLVREGIISGTGSGIDPKGSTTRAQAAVVLYNLYNR from the coding sequence ATGAGAGCAAAAAAGTGGTTGGCGATGGTATTGGCGTTAGTCTTGGCACTTCCTTTCCTGCCGGCGGCGAATGTGTCGGCACAAGCCCAGCAAGGCGGAACGTTTGTGCTTAACCCGGCAAAAACGATCGATAATTTGGAGATGCTGCCGGCGGCGGCGGCGGAACGGGACGATGCGATCACCATATTTAACGCCGGGGTACCGAAATATTTTTGGATCAACAATTTTGGTGAAAGAAGCAGCGACTATTTGAAATGGACTGTGCGTTCGGATTTGAACGAAACAACCGATTATTTTGCTTGGCTGCATTTGAAAGCAACGGCGGGTACGCAGTTCAAACTGACTGTTAAGCAAAATCAATCCTCTACCGAAACGAATTTCACCAAAGAGCACAATGGTTGGGAAGTAGCGGAAGTCGGCGCACTGCAAATCCCGCCGGGGGAAAGCACGATCACGCTTACGAAGGTGACGAGCACCAATCAGAATATCTCCATTAAGGGGCTTGATATGATCCGCCTTTCCGACAAGGCGGCATACTTGGACAGAGCAGCCTCTTATAAAGCCGCGGGAAGCGAGCAACGGGCCAAATTTGGCAATTCCGGCTACGGTTTGTTTTTTCAGTACGGCACATGGGGGTACCCGCAATTCGGATCGAAAAAGAACGCGGAAGATTCCACAAATGATTTTGATGTCGAAGCGTTTGTGGACATGTTGGAAGATACGGGCACAAGCTTCGTCATCTGGTCGATTACATGGTGGCAGTACAGAATGCAAATGCCTGTGCAGGCGGTAGATGACATTATGGGCGATTCTTCGCTAACGACGGAACGCAATTTGGTGGGTGAAATCGCAGCTGCAGCCAAGGCCAGAGGCATCGACTTTTATTTGTATTACCACCAAGGTATTCAGCAGGAGCCGGCTTGGAAGTCGAAACAAAATTGGCCGAACGATTTTACGAAATACGGAGTCGGAGATCGCAGCACATTTATTAATAACTGGGAAAAAGTCGTTAAGGAAATAGGCACAACTCTGGGAACGAATTTGGACGGCTGGTTTTTCGACGATGGCTGCGTCTATTATCCTGCACCGTTCGAGAGAATGGCCCTCGCGACGAAGGCGGGCAATCCGAATCGGATTGTATCTTATAATTCCTGGGAAGGGACGAAGATCACTGAGTTCCAAGATATGATTTTTGGCGAAGGCACTTGGGGAGACATTACGGAGCCTACGGCGAACGGTATATTCCAGGTGGGCAGAGAAGCAGGCCTGCAGCAAGTGGGGATGCCGATGCTGAATAACGACAACTGGGGCATTACGAGCCAGAATGAAACGATTGTTCTGACGGTCAATACGAATACGTTGATTGCCAATGTAAAGAGCGCATCGGAGAGAAAGGTGCCAATAGCGCTTAACATCAAAATGTGGGAGGGAGGCACGACCGGGGATTCTACCATTCAAGCTCTCTTTGCGTTGAAGAAAGCGATCCGTCAAGCAGAGCCTGAGCCGGAAGTGTTGGTGAACGATAACGACGCCCGGATCAGGTACTCCGAGAATACCGGCTGGACCTATGGCCCGAACGTCTACAGCGGCTACTATAACAACGACACCCACTATTCCAAAAATACGGAGGCATCGCCGTCCGTCGAATTTGAGTTTATGGGTACCGGCATCGGCGTGATCGGCAATAAAGCGTCATGGTCTGCGAATATGGACGTCTATATCGATGGAGATATCGCGACGGGCACGATTACGGGCAGCGGGGACTTTAACGGCAGCCCCGAACAAAACCGTTTCGAGGCTTACAAAAAGACGGATATGCCATACGGGCTCCATAAAATCAAAGTGGTGTATAAGTCCGGAGCCCAAGAGGCGCAATTGGATGCGTTTAAAGTGTATAACAATACGACTCAGCCGCCAGAAGACGATTATCCTGTAAAAAATGTGCTTATTTCCAGCGAAAGCCATGAGATGGGATTATCATCGTCTATGCAAATGACGGCTTCGGTCATCCCGCAATACGCAAGCGACAAGTCGGTCGAATGGTCTGTCGGGGATGTTAACGGCAGTACCACAACTCTCGCCGCGATCGACAGCAGCGGATTGCTGACATCCAATCAGGTAACGGGAACGGTTAATGTTATTGCCAAATCCAAATCAAATGGGGCAATCGTTGCAGAGAAGCTTATTACGATCAAAGTGCTGCCGAAAGTGACAACGGTCTTCGGAAACGACCCGGCTATCGTGAAGAAGGGCACGTGGACGACGAGAGCTACCAATAAATCGATCGATTCAACTGTGGCGGGCGCATCGGCCAGCTTCAGCTTTATGGGCAATATCATCGAATGGTATGGCGTTATCGGCGACGATCATGGCATTGCCGATGTCTATATCGACGGCCAATATGTGACGAACGTAGATCTGTATTCGACGAGCCGAGAGACCGGAGCTTTGCTGTTCCGTTCGGAACATTTGGGAGGCGGTCAGCACACAATCGAAATTGAGGTGCAGGACAGCAAAAATCAAGCGTCGTCGAATAGCTATGTAGAGGTGTATTCTTTCCGAATAGAAGAATCTGTTAATAGTCCATCTACGCACAAAAAGGAGATTAAAGATTTAATCGATTATGTTGAAGAACAAAAATTAACGCTGGATTATCCCTATCTCGTACCTGTGGTCAAGGAAGCTATCAAAAAAGCGCTGGAAGAAGCATATGTCATCTATATGAAGGATGATGCATCCGAAGCAGAAATCACGGCTGTATATGAAAACCTTCTTGCGAAAGTGCATTTATTGAGTTTTACAGGCAATAAGACGGAATTGAGCCACTTGTATAACTTACATGAAGACCTCGCGCAAGGCGATGTGCCTGACGAAGTATGGGGAGTATTTCAGGCGGCATTGGCGATAGCGAAGGATATATTAGCTGATGTGAATGCATTACAGACTGAAATCGATCTGGCAAAAAACGAACTACAAAGAGCAATCGATCGTTTGGGGACGACAGCGCCAGCCAACTATACCGTAACTTTCAACAGCAATGGCGGCAGCGATGTTTCTGACCTGTCCAATGTTACTAGCGGCAGCACGATCACGGCACCTATAACTCCTGCCAAAACAGGATATACCTTTAACGGTTGGTATAAAGAAGCGGCATTTAAAACCGCATGGAATTTTTCAACGGACAAAGTAACGGGAAACATTACTCTGCATGCGAGATGGGTAGAGAATACACCGACACAGCCAACACAACCGACACAACCGACACCATCAACACCAGAAATATCGAAAGATGGGATTGTTGTTGAAAATCTAAAACCGAACAAAGACGGAAATGCAATAGTAGAGTTCGGTGAGCTGGATATGAATGCGGCTATAAAAGCTGCAGAAGTCAAAAAAGATGGAAGTAAGCAAATAACAGTACGACTTAACAGCAAGGAAGATATACAACAATATACGATAACCATTCCTTTAGATACGGCAGCAAAGGAAAAGGTTGATATTGTGCTGGAGACAGCAATTGGCAGCGTTTCATTACTGAATCATGTCGTAAAAGAGCTGGCAAATGATAAAAACAGCAAGATTGATATAATCATAAGTCGTTCTGACAAAAATCAATGGACTAAGGAGACACAGCGACTTGTAGGAGATAGACCGATTGTGGATGTGAAACTTTTGCAAAATAATAAAAAGATAAATGCAACCGCAAAAGTGTCCATAAATTATGCTCCAAATGAAAAGGAACGGGCTGATTCAGAACATATTGTAGTATATAAAGTGGCGAAAGACGGTTCAATTGCCATTGTAGCTAATGGCAAATATGATGCGGCAACCGGAACAGTTACAGTATCAGGACAAGCAAATGCAATCTATGCTGTAGGTTTTGTAAAAAAGACATTTGACGATACATCAAACGTTAAATGGGCTGAAAAACAGATATCGGTACTCGCATCGAAAGGCATCATAAATGGAACAAGTGAAACTAGCTATTCGCCTGAAAAGAGTATAACAAGAGCAAACTTCTTGAAGCTGTTAGTAGACACTTTGGAGCTTAGCGCAGACGCCAAAAATAATTTTCATGATGTGGCTGAGGATGCACACTATTATAAGCAGATTGCAATAGCCAGGGCGCTTGGCTTGGCATCCGGTGTAGGAAACAATCATTTTAATCCGGAATCCGAGATTAGCAGACAGGATATGATCGTACTGATAGATAGAGCGCTGAAGATTGCAGGAAAAGCGCCTAGCCTAGGGGATAAGTCTGATCTAGATTCATTTGCTGATGTGGAGGAAATATCTCAATATGCATTAGAGAGCGTAGCGTCATTGGTTAGAGAAGGAATCATATCGGGCACCGGCAGTGGAATTGATCCGAAAGGATCGACAACAAGGGCGCAGGCAGCTGTGGTGCTTTATAACTTGTATAATAGGTGA
- a CDS encoding discoidin domain-containing protein, which translates to MKIKMISTLLSVVILMTVIFSSFFSVYAEDKQAEMQIRTKSNENLARQSGVTYQASSEDPLYPASKAFDGDRIDWENSRWAAKAFNDQWLEVDFGSVVTFDKIDIYEFDYLKTIRNWRLEYHDGSDWKTIKTGDRFAKGSNVFTFESVQAQKVRLFVVQAEGDFPSICEFEVYNTKEAQPVKYTVSFNSNGGSAVAAVSPITGILHGATIPELPTSTLLGGFIFEGWFLDDHTFKHEFTSETAITASITVYAKFSLKSSPEVNKAWLDAHIEFSQNLNLDHYLETGKAELLDALANAKEVSENPSALQEDIDLANHNLKYALYRMRMKPSKEKLEELISN; encoded by the coding sequence GTGAAAATAAAAATGATTAGCACGTTGCTATCCGTTGTTATTTTGATGACAGTGATTTTTTCGAGTTTTTTTTCTGTATATGCCGAAGATAAACAAGCCGAGATGCAAATACGAACAAAATCGAATGAAAACCTTGCAAGACAATCAGGCGTAACATACCAAGCGAGCTCGGAAGATCCTCTTTATCCGGCTAGCAAGGCTTTTGATGGAGATCGTATAGATTGGGAAAACAGTCGATGGGCTGCCAAAGCATTTAATGACCAGTGGCTAGAAGTGGATTTTGGATCCGTCGTCACTTTTGACAAAATCGATATTTATGAATTTGATTATCTTAAAACGATTAGAAACTGGAGACTTGAGTACCATGACGGTTCAGATTGGAAAACAATAAAGACGGGAGATCGCTTTGCCAAAGGGTCTAATGTATTTACGTTTGAATCGGTACAAGCCCAAAAAGTGCGATTGTTTGTTGTACAAGCTGAAGGGGACTTTCCAAGCATTTGCGAATTCGAGGTTTACAATACGAAAGAAGCTCAGCCGGTCAAGTATACGGTTAGCTTTAACTCAAACGGAGGCAGTGCAGTAGCCGCGGTCAGCCCGATTACGGGAATTTTACATGGCGCCACAATCCCTGAGCTTCCAACATCAACATTATTGGGCGGCTTTATATTTGAAGGCTGGTTTCTGGATGACCATACGTTTAAACATGAATTTACAAGCGAAACAGCTATTACCGCAAGCATTACCGTATACGCTAAATTTTCTTTGAAAAGTTCTCCCGAAGTGAATAAAGCTTGGCTTGATGCCCATATTGAATTTTCCCAAAACCTGAATCTTGATCATTATCTGGAAACAGGAAAAGCAGAACTTTTAGATGCTCTTGCAAATGCTAAAGAAGTATCCGAAAACCCGAGCGCACTTCAAGAGGATATTGATTTAGCAAATCATAATCTTAAATACGCGCTTTATAGAATGAGAATGAAACCAAGTAAGGAGAAACTAGAAGAATTAATTAGTAATTAA
- a CDS encoding Nif3-like dinuclear metal center hexameric protein encodes MIKIQNVVDDLLAPVTPITGSVDTLKFGNPQTEVKGIVVAFMASQQVLEWSVAMGANLIITHEGTFFSHHDAKESTYVNDPIYKAKSRFIEESGLAIYRFHDYWHRYEPDGIMEGLIHALDWNDRVTEHLPAASIVAVQPMKLEQVIEHIKKKLGIRYVRTVGDLSMSCSRIGLLAGYRGGGDNAIPLFANYKLDLIIYGEGPEWETPEYVRDAVHLGRHQALVVLGHSESEQPGMKLLADRLRHKYSTIPVHYLPVDPVFKVV; translated from the coding sequence ATGATAAAAATACAAAATGTTGTGGATGATTTATTGGCCCCTGTTACTCCAATTACAGGCAGCGTGGATACGTTAAAGTTCGGAAATCCACAAACGGAAGTCAAGGGCATTGTCGTTGCGTTTATGGCCTCGCAGCAGGTGCTCGAATGGTCTGTCGCAATGGGGGCGAACCTCATCATTACGCATGAAGGAACCTTTTTTAGCCACCATGATGCCAAGGAATCTACTTACGTGAATGATCCTATTTATAAGGCTAAAAGCCGATTTATTGAAGAATCGGGTTTGGCGATTTATCGCTTCCACGATTATTGGCATCGGTACGAGCCAGACGGCATTATGGAGGGGCTTATTCACGCCTTGGATTGGAATGATCGTGTGACGGAGCATTTGCCCGCCGCATCAATCGTTGCCGTTCAACCGATGAAGCTCGAGCAAGTGATCGAGCATATCAAAAAAAAACTGGGAATCCGTTATGTGCGTACAGTAGGGGATTTATCCATGAGTTGCAGCCGGATTGGATTGTTGGCCGGCTACAGAGGTGGAGGGGACAACGCGATTCCTTTATTTGCAAACTATAAGCTGGACTTGATCATATACGGTGAAGGCCCGGAGTGGGAGACGCCAGAGTATGTAAGGGATGCCGTCCACCTGGGCAGGCACCAAGCACTAGTTGTTCTAGGTCATTCCGAAAGCGAGCAGCCGGGTATGAAACTGCTGGCTGATCGGCTTCGCCATAAATATTCTACTATTCCTGTTCATTACTTGCCTGTAGATCCCGTTTTTAAAGTGGTCTAA
- a CDS encoding response regulator has translation MMQLHRAILVDDEPFTRKGLMKLIDWETCGFQIVGEADNGEDALELIKRVQPELVITDIRMPVIDGLELIRCVMLENIAVPYFIIISGYNDFNYAQQAMRYGVHDFVVKPVDEIEFAATLTKLKDKLILQQEELARNERLLGGEMIKSLILGEASEASIAEWEQRLNLSKADRLYYLLAELNDNYNWHPYEEKVPYTRFKELVQQELTRITSADQPICLNEHRNRIGILLPSYLLARCGGDLERLLTAFRDALDAHLGKGVFLYAGSAVQHLSEIRESYKTAKEASLHKYIYEDNRIVSFDQKKLERLNYIGFDPAEFNLFMEQMEELQLEAVKTIVDKWFIDFREKRYAPEAVKMNIQLCLMGILKTIRNMEGDENSLHTLGPLLNWHDSNLSLGELKKLFHAFIEESQQSIAELRKEQLKSDIQKIKSYIEANYSQNISLKSIAALFYVNPVYLGQLFKKTYRVYFNEFLLQLRVNEAKKLLRQSRTMRIYEIAEKIGFSNADYFVTQFEKIEHMTPTEYRNKLL, from the coding sequence ATGATGCAATTACATCGTGCTATTCTAGTTGATGATGAACCATTTACCCGCAAAGGCTTAATGAAGCTGATCGATTGGGAAACCTGCGGCTTTCAGATCGTAGGGGAAGCTGACAATGGAGAGGATGCGCTTGAGCTGATCAAGCGTGTGCAGCCAGAGCTTGTCATAACGGACATTCGTATGCCGGTCATTGATGGACTTGAGCTGATTCGATGCGTCATGCTGGAAAATATAGCAGTACCTTATTTTATTATCATTAGCGGTTACAATGACTTCAATTATGCCCAGCAAGCGATGCGTTATGGCGTTCATGATTTCGTTGTTAAACCGGTCGATGAGATTGAATTCGCCGCTACGTTAACTAAATTAAAAGATAAATTAATACTGCAGCAAGAGGAACTGGCTAGAAATGAAAGGCTGCTTGGCGGTGAAATGATTAAATCACTCATTCTCGGTGAAGCGAGCGAGGCGTCCATTGCAGAATGGGAGCAGCGTTTGAACCTGAGTAAAGCTGATCGTTTATATTATTTGCTTGCTGAGCTGAACGATAACTACAACTGGCATCCGTATGAGGAGAAAGTTCCCTACACGCGCTTCAAGGAGCTTGTTCAACAAGAGCTTACGCGTATAACCTCTGCAGATCAGCCTATTTGCTTAAATGAGCATCGCAATCGTATCGGGATTTTGCTGCCTAGTTATTTACTGGCAAGATGCGGTGGAGATCTCGAGCGATTGTTAACGGCCTTTCGAGATGCGCTGGATGCACATTTGGGAAAAGGTGTATTTCTTTACGCAGGTTCTGCTGTTCAACATTTGTCGGAGATCCGAGAATCGTACAAGACCGCCAAGGAAGCCAGCTTACACAAATATATATACGAGGACAATCGCATCGTTAGCTTCGATCAAAAAAAGCTGGAGAGGCTCAATTATATCGGGTTTGATCCTGCTGAATTTAATTTATTTATGGAGCAAATGGAAGAGCTGCAGCTGGAGGCAGTGAAAACAATTGTTGATAAATGGTTTATAGATTTTCGCGAGAAACGATATGCTCCAGAAGCGGTTAAGATGAACATCCAGCTATGCTTGATGGGGATTTTGAAAACGATCCGCAATATGGAGGGGGATGAAAACTCCTTGCATACACTGGGACCGCTCCTAAACTGGCATGATTCTAATTTATCGCTCGGTGAACTAAAAAAACTGTTTCATGCATTTATCGAAGAGAGTCAGCAAAGTATTGCAGAGCTTAGGAAGGAACAGCTGAAGAGTGATATTCAAAAAATTAAAAGCTATATTGAAGCTAATTATTCGCAAAACATCAGCTTGAAGAGCATTGCTGCGCTATTTTATGTCAATCCGGTCTATCTAGGCCAATTATTTAAAAAGACATACCGCGTATATTTTAATGAATTTTTACTCCAGCTTCGAGTGAATGAGGCAAAAAAGCTGCTGAGACAATCGCGCACCATGCGTATATATGAGATTGCAGAGAAAATTGGCTTCAGCAATGCAGATTATTTTGTAACGCAATTCGAGAAGATCGAGCATATGACTCCTACAGAATACCGAAATAAGCTTTTGTAG
- a CDS encoding sensor histidine kinase, whose product MKLSLSLNNVRLRNKLLILYIFSVFLPIVLTNVIFYNVTTDNVRNQRMKDITRAVEQINNEFRAEVEDAVTISAVFYTDYNLNEILETDYQEPAAYVEAYDTYFRRILNSYTPVYASIQSIKIFVENPTMLHSGGVGYLSNEIKQSDWYQLLKERDNSYPIFIRTQQEDLYLKSDGADRRNTFSIIREMNYFESKNKWQKYLKIDLKTSTIDQIFRNQNLQGNIYLIDDKGHVEYTTDPEVDWSGKPVSFDELVFPKDSIQFPSTNSYVSYLENWRIVGTISEEEVLKDVRQSREFVFVLACLNIVIPTLIILWISRSLHERLIRILRHMKKVKNQNFDTIKQGESLDEIGQLTSEFNRMTIQVKSLIDDVYIADIQTKTLELERRKAQLNALQSQINPHFLFNALETIRMRSLIKDEMETAKIIHNMAKIFRTSLTWGKDRVMVSEEIEFILCFLEIQKYRFEDRMNYHIHIDPSAKECKVPKMMFLPFVENASIHGIEPLRHGGSIQVQVEREEDTLIFSIRDNGIGMNEQKVKQFYGYLDSDEELGERIGVQNVIYRLKLIYGDRFQLLIESEPGQGTFIRVAVPVEI is encoded by the coding sequence GTGAAGCTGAGCCTAAGTCTCAACAATGTTCGTCTGCGGAATAAGCTGCTCATCCTTTATATCTTTTCGGTGTTTCTTCCAATCGTGTTAACCAATGTTATTTTTTATAATGTGACGACGGATAATGTGAGAAATCAGCGGATGAAGGATATTACACGAGCAGTAGAACAGATCAACAACGAATTCCGCGCCGAAGTCGAGGATGCCGTTACCATTTCCGCTGTGTTTTATACCGATTACAACTTAAACGAAATTTTAGAAACGGACTACCAAGAGCCTGCTGCTTATGTAGAAGCTTATGATACGTATTTCCGGAGAATTTTGAATAGCTATACTCCTGTTTATGCCTCCATTCAAAGCATAAAAATTTTCGTAGAAAATCCAACAATGCTGCATTCAGGCGGCGTTGGTTATTTATCAAACGAAATTAAACAGTCTGACTGGTACCAATTGCTCAAAGAAAGAGACAATTCTTACCCTATTTTCATTCGAACGCAGCAGGAGGATTTGTATCTGAAAAGCGATGGCGCGGATAGGCGGAACACATTCAGCATTATCCGTGAGATGAATTATTTTGAATCCAAAAATAAATGGCAAAAGTATTTGAAAATCGATTTGAAAACGAGCACGATTGACCAAATATTTCGAAATCAGAACCTGCAGGGCAACATTTATTTAATTGATGATAAAGGTCATGTGGAGTATACGACAGACCCTGAGGTGGACTGGAGCGGAAAACCGGTATCGTTTGATGAATTGGTTTTTCCAAAGGATTCGATCCAATTTCCTTCAACGAATTCCTATGTGAGTTATTTGGAAAATTGGCGCATTGTAGGGACGATTTCGGAGGAAGAGGTGCTTAAGGATGTTAGACAGTCCAGAGAATTTGTTTTCGTGCTGGCTTGTTTAAATATTGTTATACCGACACTGATTATATTATGGATATCACGTTCTTTGCATGAACGGCTTATTCGTATTTTGAGACATATGAAAAAAGTGAAAAACCAAAACTTTGATACGATAAAGCAAGGGGAATCCTTGGATGAAATTGGACAATTAACGAGTGAATTCAATCGAATGACGATACAAGTGAAAAGCTTGATTGATGATGTTTATATTGCGGATATTCAGACAAAAACATTGGAGCTTGAGCGGAGGAAAGCGCAGTTGAATGCGTTGCAAAGCCAGATCAATCCTCATTTTCTGTTTAATGCGCTGGAAACGATTCGAATGCGAAGCCTTATCAAGGATGAGATGGAGACGGCCAAGATCATACACAATATGGCAAAAATATTTAGAACCTCGCTCACTTGGGGCAAGGACCGCGTTATGGTTAGTGAAGAAATTGAATTTATTTTGTGTTTCCTCGAAATTCAGAAATATCGATTCGAAGATCGGATGAATTACCATATTCATATCGATCCTTCTGCTAAAGAGTGTAAGGTGCCGAAAATGATGTTTTTGCCGTTTGTAGAAAATGCAAGCATCCATGGCATTGAGCCGCTAAGGCATGGAGGCAGCATCCAGGTGCAAGTTGAGCGCGAGGAGGACACGTTAATTTTCTCGATCCGAGATAATGGGATTGGCATGAATGAACAAAAAGTAAAACAGTTTTATGGCTATTTGGATAGCGACGAAGAGCTGGGTGAAAGAATTGGCGTTCAGAACGTCATTTATCGCTTGAAGCTAATTTACGGAGACCGTTTTCAACTATTAATTGAGAGTGAGCCTGGACAAGGTACATTTATTCGGGTTGCTGTTCCTGTTGAAATATGA